Proteins from a genomic interval of Kitasatospora herbaricolor:
- a CDS encoding GNAT family N-acetyltransferase, which translates to MPELRTERLLLRQWQDTDLGPWAAMNADPEVREHFPEVLTPEQSAASMAAFRAELTERGWGWWAVEVAATGEFVGFAGLDPVDEGMPFTGVEIGWRLARRAWGNGYATEAALAVLDFGFRTLALPEILAVTTAGNHRSRAVMRRIGMTYDPADDFADPEVASGPLRDAVLYRIRP; encoded by the coding sequence ATGCCAGAACTTCGCACCGAACGCCTCCTGCTGCGCCAGTGGCAGGACACCGACCTGGGCCCCTGGGCGGCGATGAACGCCGACCCCGAGGTCCGCGAGCACTTCCCCGAGGTGCTCACCCCGGAGCAGAGCGCCGCCTCGATGGCCGCCTTCCGGGCCGAGCTCACCGAACGCGGCTGGGGCTGGTGGGCCGTCGAGGTCGCGGCCACCGGCGAGTTCGTCGGCTTCGCCGGCCTCGACCCGGTGGACGAGGGCATGCCGTTCACCGGGGTGGAGATCGGCTGGCGGCTGGCCCGCCGGGCCTGGGGGAACGGCTACGCCACCGAGGCCGCCCTGGCCGTCCTGGACTTCGGCTTCCGGACGCTCGCGCTGCCCGAGATCCTGGCGGTGACCACCGCCGGCAACCACCGCTCCCGGGCGGTGATGCGACGGATCGGCATGACCTACGACCCCGCCGACGACTTCGCCGATCCGGAGGTTGCGTCGGGCCCGCTGCGCGACGCCGTGCTGTACCGGATCCGCCCGTAG
- a CDS encoding glycoside hydrolase family 13 protein encodes MSETNAPTGTAWWRHAAIYQIYVRSFADGNGDGTGDLAGVRDRLPYLRELGVDALWFNPWYRSPMADGGYDVADYRDIDPMFGTLAEAERLITEAHGLGLRVIVDLVPNHCSDQHVWFRQALAAGPGSPERERFWFLPGRGENGELPPNDWQSYFGGDAWSRITEADGTAGPWYLHLFAPEQPDFNWEHLDVRAEFESILRYWLDRGVDGFRIDVAHGLAKKPGLPDVGPDPDVTDLPYQDCDAVHEVYRGWRKIADSYPGERAFVGEVWLPTPTQFARYLRPDELHSAFNFEFLCCAWEAEALRGVVDTTLAAHRPVGAPPTWVLSNHDTIRHVTRYGRADTSFDMGDKRLGDPSDPVLGRRRARAAALLTMALPGGVYVYQGDELGLPEVPDIPDHLLQDPTFVRSGGLDRGRDGCRVPLPWSAEGGSLGFSPAGADAGPWLPQPPEWAQVAVAAQSADPDSALALYRAALALRRERLVPLGEGFDWVAAGPGALCFTRGGGFHCLVNFSDEPVGLPADSVVLLSSSPLVGGVPGQWVVPGDTCVWFTTG; translated from the coding sequence GTGTCCGAGACCAACGCCCCCACCGGTACCGCATGGTGGCGGCACGCCGCGATCTACCAGATCTACGTCCGCAGCTTCGCCGACGGCAACGGCGACGGCACGGGGGACCTCGCCGGCGTCCGGGACCGCCTGCCCTACCTGCGCGAACTCGGGGTGGACGCGCTGTGGTTCAACCCCTGGTACCGCTCGCCGATGGCCGACGGTGGCTACGACGTGGCCGACTACCGGGACATCGACCCGATGTTCGGCACCCTCGCCGAGGCCGAGCGGCTGATCACCGAGGCCCACGGCCTCGGCCTGCGGGTGATCGTCGATCTCGTCCCCAACCACTGCTCCGACCAGCACGTCTGGTTCCGGCAGGCACTGGCGGCCGGGCCCGGCTCGCCGGAGCGGGAGCGCTTCTGGTTCCTTCCCGGCCGCGGGGAGAACGGCGAACTGCCGCCCAACGACTGGCAGTCGTACTTCGGCGGCGACGCCTGGAGCAGGATCACCGAGGCCGACGGCACCGCCGGCCCCTGGTACCTGCACCTGTTCGCGCCGGAGCAGCCGGACTTCAACTGGGAACACCTGGACGTGCGGGCCGAGTTCGAGTCGATCCTGCGGTACTGGCTGGACCGCGGGGTGGACGGGTTCCGGATCGACGTGGCGCACGGCCTGGCGAAGAAGCCCGGCCTGCCCGACGTCGGCCCCGACCCCGACGTCACCGACCTGCCCTACCAGGACTGCGACGCCGTCCACGAGGTCTACCGCGGCTGGCGCAAGATCGCCGACTCGTACCCGGGGGAGCGGGCCTTCGTCGGCGAGGTCTGGCTGCCCACCCCCACCCAGTTCGCCCGCTACCTGCGCCCGGACGAGCTGCACTCGGCCTTCAACTTCGAGTTCCTCTGCTGCGCCTGGGAGGCGGAGGCGCTGCGCGGGGTCGTCGACACCACGCTGGCCGCGCACCGGCCGGTCGGCGCGCCGCCGACCTGGGTGCTCTCCAACCACGACACCATCCGCCACGTGACCCGCTACGGCCGGGCGGACACGTCCTTCGACATGGGCGACAAGCGCCTCGGCGATCCCAGCGACCCGGTGCTCGGCCGACGCCGGGCCCGCGCGGCCGCGCTGCTGACGATGGCGTTGCCCGGCGGCGTGTACGTCTACCAGGGTGACGAGCTGGGACTGCCGGAGGTGCCGGACATCCCCGACCACCTGCTGCAGGACCCGACCTTCGTCCGCTCCGGCGGCCTCGACCGGGGCCGGGACGGCTGCCGGGTGCCGCTGCCCTGGTCGGCGGAGGGCGGCTCGCTCGGCTTCTCGCCCGCCGGCGCGGACGCCGGGCCGTGGCTGCCGCAGCCCCCGGAGTGGGCGCAGGTCGCGGTGGCGGCCCAGAGCGCCGACCCGGATTCGGCACTGGCGCTCTACCGCGCGGCGCTGGCGCTGCGGCGGGAGCGGCTGGTGCCGCTGGGCGAGGGCTTCGACTGGGTGGCGGCGGGGCCCGGGGCGCTGTGCTTCACGCGGGGCGGGGGGTTCCACTGCCTGGTCAACTTCTCCGACGAGCCGGTGGGGCTGCCAGCGGACTCCGTCGTCCTGCTCAGCAGCTCCCCGCTCGTCGGCGGTGTCCCCGGCCAATGGGTGGTCCCGGGCGACACCTGTGTCTGGTTCACGACCGGCTGA
- a CDS encoding DeoR/GlpR family DNA-binding transcription regulator produces MADNSNLLAEQRRALIVDEVRRRGGVRVNELTRRLKVSDMTIRRDLDALARAGVLEKVHGGAVPAEAARTHEPGFEAKSALELSAKEEIARAAAALVAPGSAVAISGGTTTHALAAHLTGVERLTVVTNSVPVSEIFERARRGGEGAGATVVLTGGVRTPSDSLVGPVADRTIRSMRFDLLFLGAHGLSPEAGLSTPNIAEAETNRQFVDSAGRVVVVADHTKWGLVGLSTFAELAEADTWVTDAALPAEAARTAREHVREVLVAPAG; encoded by the coding sequence ATGGCGGACAACAGCAATCTGCTGGCCGAACAGCGGCGGGCGCTGATCGTGGACGAGGTGCGGCGGCGCGGCGGGGTCCGGGTCAACGAACTCACCCGACGGCTCAAGGTCTCGGACATGACGATCCGGCGGGACCTGGACGCCCTGGCCCGGGCCGGCGTGCTGGAGAAGGTGCACGGCGGCGCCGTCCCGGCCGAGGCGGCCCGGACGCACGAGCCCGGCTTCGAGGCGAAGTCCGCGCTGGAGCTGTCCGCCAAGGAGGAGATCGCCCGGGCGGCGGCCGCCCTGGTGGCGCCCGGCTCGGCCGTCGCGATCTCCGGCGGGACGACCACCCACGCCTTGGCCGCGCACCTGACCGGTGTCGAGCGGCTGACCGTGGTGACCAACTCCGTCCCGGTCTCGGAGATCTTCGAACGGGCCCGGCGCGGCGGCGAGGGCGCCGGCGCGACGGTGGTGCTCACCGGCGGGGTGCGGACGCCCTCCGACTCGCTGGTCGGCCCGGTGGCCGACCGTACGATCCGCTCGATGCGCTTCGACCTGCTCTTCCTCGGCGCTCACGGCCTGTCCCCCGAGGCCGGCCTGTCCACCCCGAACATCGCCGAGGCGGAGACCAACCGGCAGTTCGTGGACTCGGCCGGCCGGGTGGTGGTGGTCGCCGACCACACCAAGTGGGGCCTGGTCGGCCTGTCCACCTTCGCCGAACTCGCCGAGGCCGACACCTGGGTGACGGACGCCGCGCTTCCGGCGGAGGCCGCCCGGACGGCTCGCGAGCACGTCCGCGAAGTCCTGGTGGCCCCGGCCGGCTGA
- a CDS encoding PLP-dependent cysteine synthase family protein: protein MTAGNAATTAGTIDVDRSDAAYRSWLKEAVRKVQADANRSADTHLLRFPLPADWGIDLYLKDESTHPTGSLKHRLARSLFLYGLCNGWIRPGKPVIEASSGSTAVSEAYFAGLIGVPFIAVMAKSTSRSKIDLIEFHGGSCHLVDSACEVYEAAARLAEESGGHYMDQFTYAERATDWRGNNNIAESIFAQLRLEPHPEPAWIVATAGTGGTSATIARYVRYSQHDTRICVADPENSCFFEGWVEHDPDASCESGSRIEGIGRPRMEPSFVPGAIDRMMKVPDAASIATVRVLEQVLGKKAGASSGTGLWSALRIVAEMRAAGRHGSVVTLICDPGDRYLDKYYSDEWLAGQGIDIEPYRARLTAFLAGAAWLD, encoded by the coding sequence ATGACCGCCGGGAATGCCGCGACGACCGCCGGAACCATCGACGTGGACCGTTCGGACGCCGCCTACCGCAGTTGGCTCAAGGAGGCCGTCCGCAAGGTCCAGGCCGACGCCAACCGCTCCGCCGACACCCACCTGCTGCGCTTCCCGCTCCCGGCGGACTGGGGCATCGACCTCTACCTCAAGGACGAGTCCACCCACCCGACCGGCAGCCTCAAGCACCGGCTCGCCCGCTCGCTCTTCCTCTACGGGCTCTGCAACGGCTGGATCCGCCCCGGAAAGCCGGTGATCGAGGCTTCCAGCGGCTCCACCGCCGTCTCCGAGGCGTACTTCGCCGGGCTGATCGGGGTGCCGTTCATCGCCGTCATGGCCAAGAGCACCAGCCGGTCCAAGATCGACCTGATCGAGTTCCACGGCGGCAGCTGTCACCTGGTCGACAGTGCCTGCGAGGTCTACGAGGCCGCCGCCCGGCTCGCCGAGGAGAGCGGCGGCCACTACATGGACCAGTTCACCTACGCCGAGCGGGCCACCGACTGGCGCGGCAACAACAACATCGCGGAGTCGATCTTCGCCCAGCTGCGCCTGGAGCCGCACCCCGAGCCCGCCTGGATCGTCGCCACCGCCGGCACCGGCGGCACCTCGGCGACCATCGCCCGCTACGTCCGCTACTCCCAGCACGACACCCGGATCTGCGTCGCCGACCCGGAGAACTCCTGCTTCTTCGAGGGCTGGGTCGAGCACGACCCGGACGCCTCCTGCGAGAGCGGCTCCCGGATCGAGGGCATCGGCCGGCCCCGGATGGAGCCCAGCTTCGTGCCCGGCGCCATCGACCGGATGATGAAGGTCCCGGACGCGGCCTCGATCGCCACCGTCCGGGTGCTGGAGCAGGTGCTCGGCAAGAAGGCCGGCGCCTCCAGCGGCACCGGGCTGTGGAGCGCGCTGCGGATCGTCGCCGAGATGCGGGCGGCCGGCCGGCACGGCAGCGTCGTCACCCTGATCTGCGACCCGGGCGACCGCTACCTGGACAAGTACTACTCGGACGAGTGGCTGGCCGGCCAGGGCATCGACATCGAGCCGTACCGCGCGCGGCTGACCGCCTTCCTGGCCGGCGCCGCCTGGCTGGACTGA
- a CDS encoding right-handed parallel beta-helix repeat-containing protein has protein sequence MAEHRVRVTQDSASRWRRRAGEYETLTEALAAAEPGDTVTVRPGTFRENLVLDKAVTVVPAEGPGSVRIDPPSGVPLTVTAAATVRGLVIEGNDSSAPAVLITGPGAAALLTGCRVDTRSAVGIEILDGARPALSGCVVGNPAGLGLRLRGEGTAAVFEDCEVADAGQAGLAVLGGATAALLRCKLHHASGAGVLLTDPGSAAELTGCEIYEIRGSGVQAEAHADGRLTDCDIHRVTGNGLTLDGEAELTLTGCRVHDLPENGADLRGRARLTMTHTTVRDFGRGALSVWDLGTTAVAESCEIHSSGGDYPALWVSDGARLTLTDCSLHDLPDALFVLDRESRASAKDCSFSRIRSSAVSVSGGATVALSGCRVQEAGTGLWFRDHGSGGLLTGCEISEVATGVIVTKGADPVLRDCTVRGSAEAAVYISAQGRGTFEDCRVSHGKGFGFHIIDGCRTALTRCRAEQNQRAGFEFSEPGPLVEHCTSDDVAPAHAAPPAAATATALPPPRTARLTSAAPPAEAARITAIPDCRPADEALAELDALVGLATVKQEVRTLIDLIAVGRRRRQAGLKAPSLRRHLVFTGAPGTGKTTVARLYGEILASLGVLQSGHLVEVARVDLVGEHIGSTAIRTAAAFDRARGGVLFIDEAYALSPEDGARDFGREAIDTLVKLMEDHRDEVVVIVAGYTLEMERFLSANPGVSSRFSRTITFPDYTADELLEIARSQCAEHEYALAAETEGALLDHFAGLERGPGFGNGRTARQVFETMVERHAMRVAHLADPSTEELQLLVPADLPGADGR, from the coding sequence ATGGCTGAGCACAGGGTCCGGGTCACACAGGACAGCGCCTCCCGGTGGCGCCGCCGCGCCGGGGAGTACGAGACGCTCACGGAGGCCCTCGCGGCCGCCGAACCGGGCGACACCGTGACCGTCAGGCCCGGCACGTTCCGGGAGAACCTGGTGCTGGACAAGGCCGTCACGGTCGTCCCCGCGGAGGGCCCGGGCAGCGTCCGGATCGACCCGCCCTCCGGGGTGCCGCTCACCGTGACCGCCGCCGCCACGGTGCGCGGCCTGGTGATCGAGGGCAACGACAGCTCCGCGCCGGCCGTCCTGATCACCGGCCCCGGCGCGGCCGCGCTGCTGACCGGCTGCCGGGTGGACACCCGCTCGGCCGTCGGCATCGAGATCCTCGACGGCGCCCGGCCCGCGCTCAGCGGCTGCGTGGTCGGCAACCCGGCCGGCCTCGGCCTGCGCCTGCGCGGCGAGGGCACCGCCGCCGTCTTCGAGGACTGCGAGGTGGCCGACGCCGGCCAGGCCGGGCTCGCCGTGCTCGGCGGCGCCACCGCGGCGCTGCTGCGCTGCAAGCTGCACCACGCGAGCGGGGCCGGTGTGCTGCTCACCGACCCGGGCAGCGCGGCCGAGCTCACCGGCTGCGAGATCTACGAGATCCGCGGCAGCGGGGTGCAGGCCGAGGCGCACGCGGACGGGCGGCTCACCGACTGCGACATCCACCGGGTCACCGGCAACGGCCTCACCCTGGACGGCGAGGCGGAACTGACCCTCACCGGCTGCCGGGTGCACGACCTGCCGGAGAACGGCGCCGACCTGCGCGGACGGGCCCGGCTGACCATGACGCACACCACCGTCCGGGACTTCGGGCGCGGCGCCCTGTCGGTCTGGGACCTGGGCACCACGGCGGTCGCCGAGTCCTGCGAGATCCACAGCAGCGGCGGCGACTACCCGGCGCTCTGGGTCAGCGACGGCGCCCGGCTGACCCTGACCGACTGCTCGCTGCACGACCTGCCGGACGCGCTGTTCGTCCTGGACCGGGAGTCCCGGGCGAGCGCCAAGGACTGCTCCTTCAGCCGGATCCGCAGTTCGGCGGTCTCGGTCAGCGGCGGCGCGACCGTCGCGCTCTCCGGCTGCCGGGTCCAGGAGGCCGGCACCGGGCTCTGGTTCCGCGACCACGGCAGCGGCGGCCTGCTCACCGGCTGCGAGATCTCCGAGGTCGCCACCGGGGTGATCGTCACCAAGGGCGCCGACCCGGTGCTGCGGGACTGCACCGTCCGCGGCAGCGCCGAGGCCGCCGTCTACATCTCCGCCCAGGGGCGCGGCACCTTCGAGGACTGCCGGGTCTCGCACGGCAAGGGCTTCGGCTTCCACATCATCGACGGCTGCCGGACCGCCCTGACCCGCTGCCGGGCCGAGCAGAACCAGCGGGCCGGCTTCGAGTTCTCCGAGCCCGGGCCGCTGGTCGAGCACTGCACCTCGGACGACGTCGCGCCGGCCCACGCCGCCCCGCCGGCCGCCGCCACCGCCACCGCGCTGCCACCGCCCCGCACCGCCCGGCTGACCAGTGCCGCGCCGCCCGCCGAGGCCGCCCGGATCACCGCGATCCCGGACTGCCGGCCGGCCGACGAGGCGCTCGCCGAGCTGGACGCGCTGGTCGGCCTGGCCACCGTCAAGCAGGAGGTGCGGACCCTGATCGACCTGATCGCGGTCGGCCGGCGCCGCCGGCAGGCCGGCCTGAAGGCGCCCTCGCTCCGCCGCCACCTGGTCTTCACCGGCGCCCCCGGCACCGGCAAGACCACCGTCGCCCGGCTGTACGGGGAGATCCTCGCCTCGCTCGGCGTGCTGCAGAGCGGCCACCTGGTCGAGGTGGCCCGGGTGGACCTGGTCGGCGAGCACATCGGCTCGACCGCGATCCGCACCGCCGCCGCCTTCGACCGCGCCCGCGGCGGGGTGCTCTTCATCGACGAGGCGTACGCGCTGTCACCCGAGGACGGCGCCCGGGACTTCGGCCGCGAGGCGATCGACACCCTGGTGAAGCTGATGGAGGACCACCGGGACGAGGTGGTGGTGATCGTGGCCGGCTACACGCTGGAGATGGAGCGCTTCCTCTCGGCCAACCCCGGCGTCTCCTCGCGCTTCTCCCGCACCATCACCTTCCCCGACTACACCGCGGACGAGTTGCTGGAGATCGCCCGCTCGCAGTGCGCCGAGCACGAGTACGCCCTCGCCGCGGAGACCGAGGGGGCGCTGCTCGACCACTTCGCCGGCCTGGAGCGCGGGCCCGGCTTCGGCAACGGCCGGACCGCCCGGCAGGTCTTCGAGACCATGGTCGAGCGGCACGCCATGCGGGTGGCCCACCTGGCCGACCCGTCCACCGAGGAGCTCCAACTGCTCGTCCCGGCCGACCTGCCGGGGGCCGACGGCCGGTAG
- a CDS encoding DUF4267 domain-containing protein: MSVKRALATGITVLTGLGISYVGLSYLLDPAATAPSFGLPDWPRGGDATGFLNVKGVRDLVSGLAVLTLLATRQRRALGWLMLVESLTPLGDMLVVLSHHGSAATAFGVHGLTAAAVATAGVLLLGEQHRRPEPAGAGADRPATAATA, translated from the coding sequence ATGTCCGTCAAGCGCGCCCTCGCCACCGGCATCACCGTCCTGACCGGCCTCGGGATCAGCTACGTCGGCCTGAGCTACCTGCTGGACCCGGCCGCCACGGCGCCGAGCTTCGGGCTCCCCGACTGGCCGCGCGGCGGCGACGCCACCGGGTTCCTCAACGTCAAGGGCGTCCGCGACCTGGTCTCCGGCCTGGCCGTGCTCACCCTGCTCGCCACCCGGCAGCGCCGGGCCCTGGGCTGGCTGATGCTGGTCGAGTCGCTCACCCCGCTCGGCGACATGCTCGTCGTCCTGAGCCACCACGGCTCGGCGGCCACCGCGTTCGGTGTGCACGGCCTGACCGCCGCCGCGGTCGCCACGGCCGGCGTGCTGCTCCTCGGCGAGCAGCACCGGCGCCCCGAGCCGGCCGGCGCCGGCGCGGACCGGCCCGCCACCGCCGCGACGGCCTGA
- a CDS encoding DUF7507 domain-containing protein, with translation MAWHGRTLRRTSGLLLSALTFGGLTAGPLTVPAVPAALPTGGTVIVNETFEGATVPDPAWEPLGRACLTGAPLGSTPPSGAAQIPACPAAGQGPPPTPGVTPGYLQLNDASGFVSGSLLYRRPVPASAGLSVTFEQYQYAGTAAPGDGIGFYLVDGSTPLDGQGADGGSLGYAQRNLSPGVVGGYLGVGLDAYGNFFNDGESRGADCPAGQQSPVQVDGPVAPNVITLRGPGAGISGYCYLASTTTPTADPTRYASTLPGTLSAAFGVTDPAVAKRLVNVQITPAPASRVIVQLDFQDGAGWQEVLNQPAPSGLPPTYKFGFSASTGGSTDVHLIRGVNAATIVPLSRLDLVKQVDRTGTPLPAEITAGTVVPYQYVLTNGGLDTLSGLRVTDDRLAPVTCPATSLPPAPATGSTVVCTGSYTVTDADVAAGKVVNTATATATAENGSAVNAPPSTVTVPLVSSVGLTKTVLTPAPQTAGQSIDYAFTVTNTGGSTLSTVTVQDPLISPPDGSNPISCPVSVLQPGESTVCTASYLLKASDLAATGTFTNTATAKGQTALGQNVVSAPARATVGQVADIGVTVTADPTAPLVGGTVAFTVTATNHGPDDASSVVISNPVPAGSTYVSATPGAGTSFDPATSKWTIPALPLNGSVQLTFVVRVDGTDPVTDTATVLSAAQTDPVVENNTASATVTPVQPTDIAVTKSVDIAGPQIGQQITFTVGAENKGPAAATGVTLTDVLPAGLTLVRATTLTGTYDRITGVWTVGSLAVGEKATLMLTVVPTSTGLLSNSASLTTVQPVDSVPGNNEASAEVLVRNASPSPSPSPSPSPSPSPSPSPSPSPSPSPSPSPSPSPSPSPSPSPSPSPSPSPTHTHSPKPSPSHSPKPSPSDDCSSPAAGGWPGHHAAPSLRPGARALPPALPVDVPEVAPASAPGKDRPVVPEAGEPRVSPSDAPAGAPDAAGLAHTGFSVVPLVVAAGLLILIGGLFSAGGRRRRH, from the coding sequence ATGGCCTGGCACGGGCGGACACTACGCAGGACCAGCGGTCTGCTGCTGAGCGCGCTGACGTTCGGTGGTCTTACGGCGGGTCCGCTCACGGTGCCCGCCGTCCCGGCGGCCCTCCCGACCGGCGGCACGGTGATCGTGAACGAGACCTTCGAGGGTGCCACCGTGCCGGACCCGGCCTGGGAGCCGCTCGGCCGGGCCTGCCTGACCGGCGCGCCGCTGGGCAGCACACCCCCGTCCGGGGCCGCCCAGATCCCCGCCTGCCCGGCGGCCGGTCAGGGCCCGCCCCCCACCCCGGGCGTGACCCCCGGTTATCTCCAGCTCAACGACGCGAGCGGCTTCGTCAGCGGCTCCCTGCTGTACCGGCGCCCGGTACCGGCCTCGGCCGGACTCTCGGTCACCTTCGAGCAGTACCAGTACGCCGGGACGGCCGCGCCCGGCGACGGCATCGGCTTCTACCTGGTCGACGGGTCGACGCCGCTGGACGGCCAGGGCGCGGACGGCGGCAGCCTCGGCTACGCCCAGCGCAACCTCTCGCCCGGCGTGGTCGGCGGCTACCTGGGCGTCGGGCTCGACGCGTACGGGAACTTCTTCAACGACGGGGAGTCGCGCGGCGCCGACTGCCCGGCCGGGCAGCAGTCGCCCGTCCAGGTGGACGGGCCGGTGGCGCCCAACGTGATCACCCTGCGCGGCCCGGGCGCCGGCATCTCCGGTTACTGCTACCTCGCCTCCACCACCACCCCGACCGCCGACCCGACCCGGTACGCCTCGACGCTGCCGGGCACGCTGAGCGCCGCGTTCGGGGTCACCGACCCGGCGGTCGCCAAGCGTCTGGTCAACGTGCAGATCACCCCGGCCCCCGCGTCGCGGGTGATCGTCCAGCTGGACTTCCAGGACGGCGCGGGCTGGCAGGAGGTGCTCAACCAGCCGGCTCCGTCCGGTCTGCCGCCGACCTACAAGTTCGGCTTCAGCGCCTCCACCGGCGGCAGCACCGACGTCCACCTGATCCGCGGCGTGAACGCGGCCACCATCGTGCCGCTGAGCCGCCTCGACCTGGTCAAGCAGGTCGACCGGACCGGCACCCCGCTGCCCGCCGAGATCACGGCCGGCACGGTCGTCCCGTACCAGTACGTGCTGACCAACGGCGGCCTGGACACCCTGAGCGGCCTACGGGTGACGGACGACCGGCTCGCGCCGGTCACCTGCCCCGCCACCAGCCTGCCGCCCGCGCCGGCCACCGGCAGCACCGTGGTCTGCACCGGCAGCTACACCGTGACCGACGCCGACGTGGCCGCCGGCAAGGTGGTGAACACCGCGACCGCCACCGCGACCGCCGAGAACGGATCGGCCGTCAACGCCCCGCCCTCCACGGTGACCGTCCCGCTGGTCTCCTCCGTCGGCCTCACCAAGACGGTGCTCACGCCGGCGCCGCAGACGGCCGGCCAGAGCATCGACTACGCGTTCACGGTCACCAACACCGGTGGCTCGACCCTCTCCACCGTGACCGTCCAGGACCCGCTGATCAGCCCGCCCGACGGGTCGAACCCGATCTCCTGCCCGGTCTCCGTGCTCCAGCCCGGCGAGTCGACCGTCTGCACCGCGAGCTACCTGCTGAAGGCCTCCGACCTGGCGGCGACCGGCACCTTCACCAACACCGCGACCGCCAAGGGCCAGACCGCCCTCGGGCAGAACGTGGTCTCGGCCCCCGCCCGCGCCACGGTCGGGCAGGTGGCCGACATCGGGGTCACCGTGACCGCCGACCCCACCGCCCCGCTGGTCGGCGGGACGGTCGCCTTCACCGTCACGGCCACCAACCACGGTCCGGACGACGCCTCCTCGGTGGTGATCTCCAACCCCGTGCCGGCCGGTTCCACCTACGTCTCCGCCACTCCGGGTGCTGGCACGAGCTTCGACCCGGCGACCTCGAAGTGGACCATCCCCGCGCTGCCGCTGAACGGCTCCGTGCAGCTCACCTTCGTGGTGCGGGTGGACGGCACCGACCCGGTGACGGACACCGCCACGGTCCTCTCCGCGGCCCAGACCGACCCGGTGGTCGAGAACAACACGGCCTCCGCGACGGTCACGCCGGTGCAGCCGACCGACATCGCGGTCACCAAGTCGGTCGACATCGCCGGCCCGCAGATCGGGCAGCAGATCACCTTCACGGTCGGGGCCGAGAACAAGGGCCCGGCCGCCGCCACCGGGGTCACCCTGACCGACGTCCTCCCGGCGGGGCTCACCCTGGTCCGGGCCACGACGCTGACCGGGACGTACGACCGGATCACCGGGGTCTGGACGGTGGGCAGCCTCGCGGTGGGGGAGAAGGCGACCCTCATGCTGACCGTGGTGCCCACCAGCACCGGGCTGCTGTCCAACAGCGCCTCGCTGACGACGGTCCAGCCGGTGGACTCCGTGCCCGGCAACAACGAGGCCTCGGCCGAGGTGCTGGTGCGGAACGCCAGCCCGAGCCCGTCGCCGAGTCCGTCGCCCAGTCCCTCGCCGTCGCCGAGTCCGTCGCCCAGTCCCTCGCCGTCGCCCAGCCCGTCCCCGTCGCCGTCCCCGTCGCCCAGTCCGTCGCCGTCGCCGTCGCCGAGCCCGAGCCCGTCGCCGAGCCCGACCCACACCCACAGCCCGAAGCCGAGTCCGAGCCACAGCCCGAAGCCCAGCCCGTCGGACGACTGCTCCAGCCCCGCCGCCGGTGGCTGGCCCGGTCACCACGCCGCGCCAAGCCTGCGCCCGGGCGCCAGGGCGCTGCCGCCGGCCCTGCCGGTGGACGTCCCGGAGGTTGCGCCGGCGAGTGCGCCCGGCAAGGACCGGCCGGTCGTTCCTGAGGCGGGCGAGCCCCGGGTGAGCCCGTCGGACGCCCCTGCCGGGGCGCCGGACGCGGCCGGCCTGGCGCACACCGGATTCTCGGTGGTGCCGCTGGTGGTGGCCGCCGGGCTGCTGATCCTGATCGGCGGGCTGTTCTCCGCCGGCGGGCGTCGCCGTAGGCACTGA
- a CDS encoding TetR/AcrR family transcriptional regulator, which translates to MSIQQRRERDRAQRHQLIIDTARELAEAEGWEAVTTRRLAERIEYSQPVLYSHFAGKDAIVAAVAEQGFAELAARLAAAREGAADPSEAFAALAGAYCAFAHANPARYDAMFTMASDLPFGTAESPAALKAAFGELAQVFGQVADGAEAEAFTEVAWASLHGLVTLTRGGRLRPDLRERRLDLLVRRLLKEPPAAG; encoded by the coding sequence GTGTCCATCCAGCAGCGCCGTGAGCGCGACCGAGCCCAACGCCATCAACTGATCATCGACACGGCCCGGGAACTCGCCGAGGCCGAGGGCTGGGAGGCGGTGACCACCCGTCGGCTGGCCGAGCGGATCGAGTACAGCCAGCCCGTCCTCTACAGCCACTTCGCGGGCAAGGACGCCATCGTGGCGGCCGTCGCGGAGCAGGGCTTCGCCGAACTGGCGGCCCGGCTGGCCGCGGCGCGGGAGGGCGCGGCCGACCCGTCCGAGGCCTTCGCCGCACTGGCCGGCGCCTACTGCGCTTTCGCCCACGCCAATCCGGCCCGCTACGACGCGATGTTCACCATGGCCAGTGACCTGCCGTTCGGCACGGCCGAATCACCCGCCGCGCTGAAGGCCGCCTTCGGCGAACTGGCCCAGGTCTTCGGGCAGGTGGCGGACGGGGCCGAGGCGGAGGCGTTCACCGAGGTCGCCTGGGCGTCCCTGCACGGGCTGGTGACGCTCACCCGGGGCGGCCGGCTGCGTCCCGACCTGCGGGAGCGACGGCTCGACCTGCTGGTCCGTCGACTGCTCAAGGAGCCGCCGGCGGCCGGGTGA